From a single Lolium rigidum isolate FL_2022 chromosome 7, APGP_CSIRO_Lrig_0.1, whole genome shotgun sequence genomic region:
- the LOC124677072 gene encoding probable inactive ATP-dependent zinc metalloprotease FTSHI 3, chloroplastic: MASLPTLSASLPRPHVRFMFRTPAPSWGCFAEHNGRCGGSLDTRLRLRLRWRSPVRAKAGEADKDKGAADSGLRVDQQRKTLRRRLRLRLRPRLRVLRWRIRRLLSPRELAGDAAAALRRAARRVPLPAAASVVLGALLLAARLAVPKNAAREVAYSDLLAGLRAGAVTAAAFEEDSRRIYFSKAEDVGDDEEEREAGAGATKWAYYARRVPHDEGFLLGLMRDGGVDYRSAPRPAGRLLVDMLTTLLTLWFSLLPMMWFIQRQMSAAGSADKRRKPRKQRVGFEDVQGVDEAKEELVEIVSCLRGSLNYKKLGARLPRGVLLAGPPGTGKTLLAKAVAGEAGIPFFSVSASEFVEMFVGRGAARVRDLFKEAKEAAPSIIFIDELDAVGGSRGRSFNDERDQTLNQLLTEMDGFDSDVKVIVMAATNRPKALDSALCRPGRFSRKVFVGVPDLEGRRKILAVHFREVPLEEDSETICDLIANLTPGLVGADLANIVNEAALLAARRGGNTVAREDVMDAIEREKYGVNGRQKSPDSERQGLTKLFPWLPKPANKPPNPDDFQGLMGYHTLS; encoded by the exons ATGGCGTCTCTCCCCACCTTATCCGCCTCCCTCCCGCGGCCCCACGTCCGCTTCATGTTCAGGACCCCCGCTCCCTCCTGGGGCTGCTTCGCCGAGCACAATGGCCGCTGCGGCGGGTCGCTCGACAcgaggctccggctccggctgcggtggaGGAGCCCGGTCCGCGCCAAGGCCGGCGAGGCGGACAAGGACAAGGGCGCCGCCGATTCGGGGCTCCGCGTGGACCAGCAGCGCAAGACCCTGCGGCGCCGCCTGCGGCTGCGGCTCCGGCCCCGGCTGCGCGTGCTGCGGtggcggatccggcggctgctgtcGCCGCGTGAGCTCgcgggcgacgcggcggcggcgctgcgccgGGCCGCCCGCCGCGTgccgctccccgccgccgcgTCCGTCGTCCTGggcgccctcctcctcgccgcgcgGCTCGCGGTGCCCAAGAACGCGGCCCGGGAGGTCGCCTACTCGGACCTCCTCGCGGGGCTCCGCGCGGGCGCCGTCACCGCCGCCGCGTTCGAGGAGGACTCGCGCCGCATCTACTTCAGCAAGGCCGAGGAcgtcggcgacgacgaggaggagcgcgaggCCGGCGCCGGTGCGACGAAGTGGGCCTACTACGCGAGGAGGGTGCCGCACGACGAGGGTTTCCTGCTGGGCCTGATGCGGGACGGCGGGGTGGACTACCGGTCCGCTCCGAGGCCGGCGGGGAGGCTGCTGGTGGACATGCTCACCACGCTGCTCACGCTCTGGTTCTCGCTGCTGCCCATGATGTGGTTCATACAGAGGCAGATGTCCGCTGCGGGCAGCGCGGACAAGCGCCGCAAGCCCCGGAAGCAGCGAGTGGGATTTGAAGATGTCCAGGGCGTGGATGAAGCCAAGGAGGAGCTTGTTGAG ATAGTGAGCTGCTTGCGTGGTTCACTGAACTACAAGAAGCTGGGAGCAAGATTACCTAGGGGCGTTCTGCTTGCTGGTCCTCCAGGAACTGGGAAAACTCTGCTGGCCAAGGCAGTTGCAGGAGAGGCTGGAATTCCATTCTTCTCTGTTTCTGCTAGTGAATTTGTTGAAATGTTTGTTGGAAGAGGAGCAGCACGTGTCAGAGATTTGTTCAAGGAAGCAAAAGAAGCTGCCCCATCAATCATTTTTATTGATGAACTTGATGCTGTTGGTGGAAGCAGAGGTAGAAGTTTTAATGATGAGAGGGACCAAACTCTAAATCAG CTGCTTACTGAAATGGATGGTTTTGACTCAGACGTGAAAGTTATTGTCATGGCTGCTACTAATAGACCTAAAGCTCTTGATTCTGCTCTTTGTCGGCCTGGtcgtttctcaagaaaggtttttGTCGGTGTGCCTGATTTGGAGGGCCGCAGAAAGATTTTGGCTGTTCATTTCAGAGAAGTTCCTTTAGAAGAGGATTCTGAAACAATTTGCGATCTGATTGCTAACTTGACCCCAGGATTGGTTGGTGCAGATCTTGCAAACATTGTCAATGAGGCTGCTCTACTAGCTGCTCGAAGAG GTGGCAATACTGTGGCTAGGGAAGATGTTATGGATGCCATTGAGAGGGAGAAATATGGGGTCAATGGTAGACAAAAGAGTCCTGATTCTGAAAGACAAGGCCTTACCAAATTATTTCCATGGTTACCTAAACCTGCAAATAAACCACCAAACCCAGATGATTTCCAGGGACTTATGGGTTATCATACATTAAGCTAA